From a region of the Zingiber officinale cultivar Zhangliang chromosome 10B, Zo_v1.1, whole genome shotgun sequence genome:
- the LOC122030027 gene encoding alpha-humulene 10-hydroxylase-like: protein MHMAMEANFPFSPFFITLFLGFFIALLLLVLLRRARSGAHKSHGQVVAPLPPGPPKLPLIGNIHQLAGANPHRTLRHLARTHGPLILLRLGQVDLVVASSVETVEEIIKRHDLNFASRPTDLTFVNILAYDGLSVAMAAYGGYWKQMRKIYATELLNSRRVKSFAAIREDMIRKLTAEIAGKASAQTPLDLGEMVMSMTNAVVVRTAFGERCKQQAEFLQLVKESVSLVTSFAAADMYPSLKFLDTLTGLKSKLKRTRGKLDKVFDEIIAQRQAARADHETTEEDRIIDVLLRLKDEGGLEFPITTDSIKAIVLEIFAGGTETSSTTIEWAMSELVKNPETLVKTQREMREAMRGKNKLEESDISKFSYLKLVIKETLRLHPPGPLLLPRVCTKTCEVMGYRVPAGARVLINAFALARDESYWGADAESFKPERFENGSVDFRGFNFEFLPFGVGRRICPGMTFGLSAVEVGLAHLLFHFDWKLPHGMKTEDLDMMEISGTSAPRKTPLVVLADLAIPLP, encoded by the exons ATGCATATGGCCATGGAAGCTAATTTCCCCTTTTCCCCTTTCTTCATCACCCTCTTCCTCGGCTTCTTCATAGCACTACTGTTACTAGTACTGCTCAGGAGAGCAAGGAGTGGAGCTCACAAGTCACATGGGCAAGTAGTAGCTCCTCTGCCACCCGGCCCTCCCAAACTCCCCCTCATCGGAAACATTCACCAACTCGCCGGCGCCAACCCTCACCGTACTCTGCGCCACCTCGCTCGAACTCACGGCCCGCTCATACTGCTCCGCCTCGGGCAGGTCGACTTGGTCGTCGCCTCGTCCGTGGAGACCGTGGAGGAGATCATCAAGCGGCACGACCTCAACTTTGCCAGCCGGCCGACCGACTTGACCTTCGTCAACATTTTGGCCTACGACGGGCTCAGCGTCGCCATGGCCGCCTACGGCGGATATTGGAAGCAGATGAGGAAGATCTACGCCACGGAGCTGCTCAACTCCCGACGCGTCAAGTCCTTCGCCGCCATCCGCGAGGATATGATCCGTAAGCTGACGGCGGAGATCGCAGGCAAGGCGTCGGCCCAGACGCCTCTCGATCTCGGCGAGATGGTGATGTCCATGACCAACGCGGTGGTGGTCAGAACGGCGTTCGGCGAAAGGTGCAAACAACAAGCCGAGTTCTTGCAGCTGGTGAAGGAGTCAGTGAGCCTCGTCACCAGCTTCGCGGCGGCTGACATGTACCCCTCCCTCAAATTCTTGGACACTCTCACCGGATTGAAGTCCAAGTTAAAGCGTACTCGTGGTAAGCTAGACAAAGTGTTCGATGAAATCATCGCACAGCGCCAGGCTGCACGAGCTGATCATGAAACCACAGAGGAGGATCGAATCATCGATGTACTTCTCAGGCTTAAAGATGAAGGCGGACTAGAATTTCCCATCACAACCGACAGCATCAAGGCCATTGTCTTG GAAATATTTGCTGGAGGAACAGAGACATCGTCGACGACGATCGAATGGGCTATGTCAGAGCTGGTGAAGAACCCTGAGACATTGGTTAAGACCCAACGAGAGATGAGGGAAGCCATGCGAGGGAAGAATAAGCTGGAAGAGAGTGACATATCCAAGTTCAGCTACCTCAAATTGGTCATCAAGGAGACGCTGAGGCTCCATCCTCCGGGCCCTCTGTTGCTCCCGAGAGTATGCACAAAAACCTGCGAGGTCATGGGGTATCGAGTGCCGGCCGGAGCTCGGGTCCTGATCAATGCATTCGCGTTGGCCAGAGATGAGTCTTATTGGGGCGCCGATGCCGAAAGCTTCAAGCCGGAGAGATTTGAGAATGGGTCAGTCGACTTCAGGGGCTTCAACTTCGAGTTCTTGCCATTTGGTGTAGGTCGAAGGATATGCCCGGGCATGACCTTTGGGCTATCGGCAGTGGAAGTTGGCTTGGCTCACCTCCTATTCCACTTTGACTGGAAGCTTCCCCATGGCATGAAGACCGAGGATTTGGACATGATGGAGATTTCAGGGACGAGTGCACCCAGGAAAACACCTCTCGTTGTGCTTGCCGATCTCGCCATTCCTCTGCCATAG